The DNA window GCAGGGCGCGTACGTCGACGTCCAGGTCGGGACGGCGCTCGGCCAGCCGGCGGATCACCGCGGGCAGCCGGGCCGCCGCCACCATCTCCAGCGCGCCGAGCTGGACCCGGCGCCGTCCGCCGGTCACCGCCCGGCGCACCTCCTCGGCGTGGTCCAGCAACGCCGGCGCCCGCGCCAGCAGCGTCGCGCCCGGCTCCGTCAGCCGCATCCCCCGGGACGTCCGCTCGAAGAGCGTCACGCCGAGGCTCCGCTCCAGCCGGCGCACCTGCTCCGACACGGACGCCGGGGCCAGGCCGAGGGCGTGGGCGGCCTCGGTGACCGTCCCCGCGCCCGCCACCGCCACAAACCCGCGCAACTGCCGTAAATCCATGCCGGCCAGCATACGGTTCTCCCGAACGCTCCCTCAGGACGTCCCTGTTGAGCGGGACATGCGGGTTTCCGCAGGCTGGGCGGCATGCGTATGTTCGGCTTCTCCCTCGCGTACTTCCTGGTGATGCTCGACACCACGGTGCTCACCGTCGCCCTGCCCGGCCTGCGGGACTCGCTCGGCGGCTCGCCGGCCGGCCAGCAGTGGGCCGTGAACGCGTACACCGTCGCCTTCGCCGCCGCCCTCCTCACCGGTGGCTCCGTGGCCGACAGGTACGGCGCGGCCCGCGTGTTCAAGCTCGGCGTGGCCGCGTTCGGCGGGCTCTCGCTGCTGTGCGCCGCGGCGCCGCACCTCGATGTGCTGATCGCGGCGCGGGCGCTGCTCGGCGTGGCCGCCGCGCTCTGCACGGGCGGCTCGTTCGGGCTGCTGGCCGAGATGTACTCCGAGCCCGCCGCCCGCGCCCGCGCGACCGGCGTGTGGGCCGCGCTCACCGGCACCGCACTGGCCGCCGGGCCGCTGCTCGGCGGCCTGCTCGTGGACCTGTACGGCTGGCGCGCCGTCTTCCTCGTCAACCTGCCGCTCGCCGCCGTCAGCCTGCTGGCCGTCCGCCCGGTGACCTCCCCGCGCGGCGTACGCGGCATCGACTGGCGGGTGCAGGCCCTGGCGGGCGCGTTCCTGGGGCTGCTGGCCGAGGCCGTGATCGACGCCTCGCCCGTCGCGGGCGCCCTCGCGGTGGCCGCGCTCGCGGCGCTCGTGGCCGCCGAACGCCGCAGCCCCGACCCGGCCCTGCCCGGCGGCCTGCTCGCCGCCACCTGGCCCGAGCTGCTGGCGGGCGTGGTCGCGAACTTCGCCTTCTCCGGGGCACTGTTCGTCCTCACCCTGATGTTCCAGGACGTCCGCCACCTCACCCCCATGGCGGCCGGGCTGGCCTTCCTGCCACTCACGCTCCCCATGGCCGTGAACCCGCTGCTCACCGGCCGCCTCGTCGCCCGCCACGGGCCGCGCCCGCCCATCCTCGCCGGCCTCGCCCTCGTCGCGGCCGGGCTGGGCGGGCTGGCCCTGACCGAGGCCGTCGCGCCGTGGCTGGTGGTGACGGGCCTCGGACTGTCGTTCGTGCTGCCCGCGCTCATGGCGGGGATGGCCGGCCGGGCCCCGGCGGGCACGGTGGGCACGGCGGGCGGCGTGCTCAACGCCTTCCGCCAGGCCGGGGCCACGCTCGGCGTCGCCGTCATGGGCGTGATCGGCCGTCCGCTGCTGGCCGCCGCCGTCCTCACCGCACTCACCTGCGCCTGCTACGGCCTGGCTGCCGCCCGCGCCCGGCGGGTCCGGGTATCGTGAACGGTTGTGCGTTTCCAGCATTCCGCGGCCCTGTGGCGCGACTTCCCTGAGCTGGTGCCCGGCGTCCTCGCCGCGCGCGGCCTGCACGACGGCGTGTCCGTGGACGACCGGCTGGTCCCTTACACCGAGGCCGCCGCCAAGCGCCTGGCCACCGCCACGGAGAGCGAGCTGCCGGAGATCCGGGCCTGGCGGCGGGTGTTCACCCGGATGGGGCTCAAGCCCACCCAGTACAGATGCGCCTCGGAGTCGCTGCTGCGCCGCTTCCGCAAGGAGGGCG is part of the Nonomuraea coxensis DSM 45129 genome and encodes:
- a CDS encoding MFS transporter codes for the protein MRMFGFSLAYFLVMLDTTVLTVALPGLRDSLGGSPAGQQWAVNAYTVAFAAALLTGGSVADRYGAARVFKLGVAAFGGLSLLCAAAPHLDVLIAARALLGVAAALCTGGSFGLLAEMYSEPAARARATGVWAALTGTALAAGPLLGGLLVDLYGWRAVFLVNLPLAAVSLLAVRPVTSPRGVRGIDWRVQALAGAFLGLLAEAVIDASPVAGALAVAALAALVAAERRSPDPALPGGLLAATWPELLAGVVANFAFSGALFVLTLMFQDVRHLTPMAAGLAFLPLTLPMAVNPLLTGRLVARHGPRPPILAGLALVAAGLGGLALTEAVAPWLVVTGLGLSFVLPALMAGMAGRAPAGTVGTAGGVLNAFRQAGATLGVAVMGVIGRPLLAAAVLTALTCACYGLAAARARRVRVS